Part of the Triticum aestivum cultivar Chinese Spring chromosome 4D, IWGSC CS RefSeq v2.1, whole genome shotgun sequence genome is shown below.
gttacttctacgtttgcttatattgctatactatgctcgtagacgtggattgggtttgagtgaattcttcaggacagatgtgagattattaatttatggttcaacttaaggtggctactttaatttacatctgggtggactgaggcacctggagaaaccagtgttgcctgtatttttggatatcccggagtacccgtgtgatcatcctatggaccgccacccagactcaaagggatcatgagattattcatgctagaaacttccgtgtgcagccacaagctattatgggctctagcatatttgagtaggttacatgacctcttgaagaggtgggctagcagatgtaggggaaaataggtgtaactgtccacctggagtaaagagtagtgtttctgaaagactgtgtctcggtcatccgtttctcaaacaccatgtagtgcgagaaatcaagcggaggcgatcgagtcttgtggggaaaagtgcacaaacctctgcagagtgtacagactaatcatgattagccgtgtccccgattatagacatcttgagtatctggttcttggattatcatgttgatctcaacactttatttaattaacttgattgggttaatgattattattttgggattgagttggaggaaccttctcaatattttatcaaccaactttgtagttaaataaaatatattcctttgtagtagggaaaatttggcttttcgcaaaaactttataaccataaagcctttccaccagccatatatgcatgtagtgatagttattattcatcattatcctatggtgtgaatttgccagtacattcaatgtactgaccctttatggctgcaacgtctcatgttgcaggatatcttacgacgagtaagtgatacgttagggttacgatttctacactcaactttgccgttggtgttgatgggaatccacaaccttgttgttacttccgctatttggattgaggtaatagcatttacgttactttatacatgtgatttacctctgttataaatcctcgagtactgtgtgtgtcggcataccgatccagggatgacacttaagcacagagacttgaccgtctgaggtcgggtcgctacaggggtCTGGATTGGTTTTCAAGGATACATAGACCTTGCGGcaacggaacttctgatctagggtaaccccgaagggtttcgtaATATTTGGGAAtctatagtgcaaagaaggggtgcgggaggccaccgaggtgggcacaacccacctgggcgcgctagggggacctggcgcgccctggtgggttgtgcccccctcggggcaccccccaggtgcagctctggcccattgggttccttctggtccataaaaaatccccgtggtGATTCGTTGcgcttggattccgtttggtattgatttcctgcgatgtaaaaaaaatcaaaaaacagcaactggcactgggcactgggtcaatagggtagtcccaaaaactgatataaagttgctataaaatgattgtaaaacaaccaagaatgataaaataacagcatgagtacttcataaattatagatacgttggagacgtatcagcatccaaaaagctcaaacgttcacagcccgccgtagcatcaatgatctgatcaatatggggaagagcaaaaggatcagttgggcaagccttattaaggtctgtgtaatccacacacatacgcgaagtgccatttttcttaagtaccagcaccggattagccgaccactcaggatgaaaaacttcaacaatgaacctggccgctaagagccgggccacctcttctccaatggccctgcgcctctcctcattaaaacaacgaagaaattgcttgaccggcttaaacataggatcaatattaagagtgtgcttagcgagttctctcggtacacacGGCATGTCtcaaggcttccatgcaaagatgtcccggttctcacggatgaactcgatgagcgtgctttcctattttggatccaaattggcactgataacaaactgctgagatgagtcgccaggggTAAAGTCAACCTGTTTGGTGTcatctgtcgacttgaatttcagcAAAGGGTCATGCTCTATGGTAGGTTTCTTCAAGGgggtcatatctgtcgggtcaacattatccttgtaaaacttcagttCCTCTGCAGCACAGGtggactcagcataagcagcatcaccttcttcacattcaaGAGCTATCTTCCTGCTACCATGGactgtgatggtacccttatgacccggcatcttgagttgcagatatacataacaaggtcgtgccataaatttggcgtaagccggccgcccaaataaagcatgatgtTTTGGAGGTGGGCCCGTGAGAGCCGGGCCCGTGTGGGCCATTATTGCGGTTGTGGTCCTGCTGAAAGCGGGAGCTCTTATATTCcttcatgatgaaacaatccttccacatGTGCGTTGACGGCCTATCTGGATGattgtgctttgggcaaggctggttcaacatCGCCTCAAGGTTAAACCTTGGCCCTCCAATCCGTGGTTGTGGCCTCCCCATACGACGTTGATTGCTATCCTGcgtattggtgttggccacaaaatcTAACCCGACATCGGTttgcttgcgcttaccattgttaccTTGATTCTGCCCCGTCATGTTTTGCTGTTGTCCTTTTCCGTTGTCGTTCTTCTTCCCTTGTTGGACTTCTCCTCATCAGACCCCGGTTCTTTAGTattatcagagtcggcgtatttggtgagagccgccatgagctctcccatgtcattgtAGTGACGCTTAAGCCGCCCTAACTTCTGTTTGAGGGGAATGAATCGGCAGTTTTTCTCCAAAATTAGGACAGCAGAACCAGCATTGATGCTATCTGATGAGTGGATAATAGCCGAGACCCGGCGGACCCGGTGGTTGGTTGACTCATCCTCGCGTTGGACACAAGCGTCCAGGTCGATGATCGACAGCggctgtttgcacgtgtctttgaaattctgaataaaacgcgctttcaactctgcccatgaattGACAGAATTGGggggcaatcccttcaaccaggtacgagccggccaatctaacatcatggtgaagtacttggcgcaCACAGCATCAttgacatctaacatctccatagccagctcatagctctcaatccaagcctcaggaGGTTGATCAGCTGTGTAATTGGCCACCTTTCGAGGACCTTTGAAATCTTTAGGCAACCGCTCATTGCGAAGAGACGGTGCTAGGCAAGGTACCCCCACTGTCCTAGAAGTCATCCCGGCTTCGACGGACGCTGAAGGGTTACGCTGGAGCTGTTGTTGAGCCGCTAattgagccgccagctcggcctcttgACGTGCCCTGGCTTGATCCATTAGGACCTGAGCATTGTTATCATCATGCGGCGGATTATgcccatgggccgggttacggcgcCGCTCGCTGCTGGAAACTGCCAGCGACTCAATGCACCAGCTGTAACTTCGGCTctgacgaggggttgaatgaatccgctCACGACTGTATGAGTAAGCCGCCTACTGAGCCaccgctgtctgaagaagctctatAGCCTTCCGAGGTTCGATCGCCGCGGGAGACTCTCCTtctactgggagagccgccagtcgggAAGCCGCGacaatcatgttatccaaggggttggaaaagtgacccggcggtgttaACACCTGCTGAGGCGGGTTTAAGTTCAAATGAGGCGGGTTTGCCACACGCGGTTGAGCCACCGCCCTGGCCACGGGCGCCTCAGCAGCCCGGGTCACGCCGGGTGGGTTGCTCGTTCCTGCCCCAGGCGTATTGAAAAGATTCCTTGCCTCAAACTCCGGAGGTAGCCGGCTTTGGTGCCTTCTTCGCATAATAGCGTTTGAGGCGTTCTAGTCGAGATTTAACCGGAAAGTTTCTGCTTGGATCCGTTGGGACTCATCCTCCAACGCGGCTCGCTCGCTTTCCATCCTAGCATTCTCCGCATTGAGCtcctccttagcttgagctatctcatccctCAGCTTCGCAACTTCTAACTTATGCTACGCTTGAGTCGCCGGGGTTACCTCCACAGCTAACAAAGCCGCGAAAGCATCCAAGAGCTCGGATAGGACCTGAGCCAGCGGGCGCACTCGCACCGACCGTCGCGGCCGCTGTTGAACTAGAGGGCATAGCCGTGGCAGTTGATGAATTCAACATCTGTTGCGTACCTGCCATGAAAATAGCAGCCCTGCTCGGCGGCCCGTaggagtccggaatactgtcgccatcggaacagcccccaagtccGCCATCTTGCAATTGATAGATCGATTCAGTTGCGCCGattgaggactcatcacctgagtagATGGTTGTCTCTCCACCTGACATAGAACCTTCTTCGAGATCCGCCCCATGAACAAAACCAACGAAGACAGGCTTCTTGGCGGGTTGGATCTTGGCGGGTCATgggcgctgagccgtctcgatcgtgttggtgcagatgtccggctcaggccctgactctccaatcttgccgatgaatacgtgaatccctccgaaggggacccggtacccgtactcgattgagtcggcctcgagACCCCAGCCAGCGTCGTCGATGTAAAGCTAGGCCCATGGtgtgacctggcccctcctgggtgggtcataccttggagttatatccccaacaagactTGTTCCAGATTCTtgatcttttcctttatctcctcTGGGGAAGGTGGTTCCTTTCTCCGTTCCTTTTGGGGAGGCCCAAGGGGAAATAACAAAATAGATCCTTGAATATTGAACTAGTAAGGGTTTGGAGGATACTCATCTAGAGTGGGCCCATCTTCCCCATCTTGTTCCGGTTCCTCCTCTTTGATCTCTAATACCTTCACCTTGTTATTAGCCTCCTCCTCCTCTAAGCATGGTTCGTCCTCGAGACTCATCTTTCTCAAGTCCTCCCATCGAGCCGGCACCACCTCATCCAAGTTAGGAAATGGGATGATGCAGATGGAGGTGAAGAAGGCTTGTTGCTCATGGCAGCGTCTATGTTCTTCACTTGGAGCTAAAAGTTTTGGAGGAAATGGCAAGCAAGAGAGGCTTGAGATTACATTGGTTTTTGGCCAAGGGACGTGTCCCTCAGCCTTTTATAAAGGTTTGGAACCCTGATAATCTTGAGATTAGGCACAGAGAGTTAGTTAGAAAGAGATGAAAACAAAATCGGGAAAGAATCGCAGTGACAAATCAATTGATGGCCTTCCTTACGAGCGGGGTTGCTCGTATGGATGGTCATATGACCTTGTTGCTGagccctttttctctttttttaataataCACACTGCTCCGATTGATCCATGCGAGCATTCATACAAACATAAGTGCTCGCATGGTACACCATCTCTGACTCTTTTGTCGAATCTTCTGTCATCGAACAAGCGTATGAGCACCCATACGACCGTCCGTGGGCATATGATTGGCTGTCTTTTGATGTGTCTTTGTTGTTGTTCACGTTTTCCCTGCATATGAGCATGCATATGACTGAGTCCGATCGTATGATCTGCCGTCTTTCGCTCTgttggcttcctcgtcaaattttTCATTAAGAAAAATTCTTTCCATGAAAAGTTAGTAACGAGAACATCCAACTCCAAGCGAAAACTTAGCGAACCAACGTGAAGTCTAAACAGGTCTAACTGAAGAAAAATTAAACCTATAACCAAAACTCATACTTACATCTATAACACACTATTACTCTGTTAGACCTTCTCTTTTTCTTCTGAAAACTTCACCTTCCTCAATCGTGATGAACTTACCTCTTCTACTTCTCGCCCTTCCTTTTGTTCATTAGCGAGGTATAGCTTTAAGCACTGACCGTTTACGATCCATGGCGCATCTTTTCCTCCTTTCATGCGAACAACTCCGGAATTGTAAACCTCTTTGATTGCGTATGGCCCTTCCCATCGAGGCCTAAGCTTTCTTGGAAACAACATAAGGCGAGAGTTAAATAGGAGGACTTTGTCCCCAACAGTAAAAGTCCATTTCAAGATCTTTCGATCATGCCACatcttaaccttttctttaaacaaacGGCACTCTCATCGGCACTGATCTGGAGCTTCCCTAAGGCATGCATGTCTAGTAGTCTCTTCTCTCCTGCTTCCTTAAGATTAAAGTTTATATTCTTGACCACCCAATAAGCTTTGTGCTCTAACTCTAAGGGTAATTGGAATGCCTTAACATAGACCATATCTTGTACGGCctcatacccataggatttttataggtTGGGCGATAGGCCCAAAGGGTCTCATTTAACTTCCTTGCCCAATCCCTTCTGGATTTTTACACCGTCTTCTATAATATTGTCTTTACCTCTCAGTTTGAGAGCTTGACTTgtccacttgtttgaggatgatatggagaAGCTATTTTGTGAATAACTCCATACTTACGAAGGACCCTCCTGAAAATTCCTTGTACAAAATGGGATCCACCATCAGTAATAAGCACTTTAGGTACTCCAAACCTGGGAAGGATGATGCCCTTTATCATCTTTAGTGAGGTAGAGGCGTAGGCGTGGTGTGTAGGGattgcttcaacccacttggtaacaTAATCTACAACCACAAGAATATGAGTGTGCCCATCTGAGTCCAAAACGGTCCCAAATGATctaaaccccaaacatcaaaaggttcaCAGACTAGATTATAATTCGTAGGAACGAATCTGTGCGCATCCTTGAAGAGTGTGGGCCAATAAAAACCTTATTGGAGTACTTTGGCGGCGATTTGGTCCCCAACATGATGTCCTGCATACAGGTTGTTGTGGCACTTCTCGAGAATGGCATTCATCTTGTGCTGTAGAACACACTGCCTAATCATGTTATCCGGCCCATGCCGGTAGAGAAAAGGATCATCCTAGAAGTAGTACTTCAACTCACTAAATAATTTCTTTCTTTGATGATAGTTCATATCCGGTGGCATATACTTCCTTACAAGACAGTTAGTATAATCTGCAAACCAAGGTTCGATTTTTTAATCATAGCTAAACACTCACCTGGAAAGGACTCATCCAGAAATATGTTAGTTGGGAGCTCCCGAGCGTTTTCAGAGTTTTGATCATTCTGGCCGTTCGATCGATTTTTTGATGCGTTTTGCACCGTCGGATCAAGCCACTGGTTGACATCGGTCGTCGGATCGAGCTCATGACACTGCTACAATTAACagtttcacccccccccccccccgctgtaaAGATCTCGTGCCACCGCCATTATTCCCATGCCCCGCAGAGGGTATTTTCGTCTTTTCACATCTTAGGTCAACATGTGCCCTTCTCCTATTCGCTGCCTCCTCCCCAATCGGTCGATCTCTCCTCCACTTCCCTCTCCCGCACATCTCTCTCCCATCCTCCCcatccgccgccgccacaccatcgcCGCCGCCTACCCTCGGCGGGCGGtccaccccctcctccttctccgccgtGGCGCGGTGCTCCGCGGCAACCTCTCGCTGGTCTGGTCCGGCTTGAGCCCCTTCGCGCtgaccccaaccccccccccccccgtcttccAAGCTGGCGTGGCCACCATCGACGGTGAGGGccgcagcaggagcaggagcacGGCGGGAAGGAGGAGAACGACCAGGGGAGGTCGAGCCGCCATCCGTCGCCGGCCGTCGACACC
Proteins encoded:
- the LOC123096939 gene encoding uncharacterized protein, with amino-acid sequence MCPSPIRCLLPNRSISPPLPSPAHLSPILPIRRRHTIAAAYPRRAVHPLLLLRRGAVLRGNLSLVWSGLSPFALTPTPPPPVFQAGVATIDGEGRSRSRSTAGRRRTTRGGRAAIRRRPSTPPVRPHSGSTGPLSLCSCSSRKKTTQDSSIFTSASFDLPLSLVHSWIYSEMPPSMIKQPTLRYKSGCQFCLTFLAGSGSVCCRFSQCSGQGRQHVSSTVDNSAVSK